The genomic DNA cGACCTTCCGAACGCTCCACCAAATGAGGCAACTGGTCTGCATTGGCCTAATTGTTTGTTTTGATCGATggacatacatttctttgtaaattttgacgtttttaaatGGCTGTATCTCGCTTAATAATATTGGGTCTCTTAACACCAAACGTGAGGATTTTGTAAAGGTTGGTGTGCACTTTCTAAATATGTGGATCAATAGTTTCTAATCCCATAATTTGCAGACCTTTACCTTGTCCCCCTTGGCTTGAAATCAGGCAACGTTTGTCTCTCTTGGGGAAATATATTGCTGTGTGACCACAAAACGGAGAGTTAATCTGGAATTAAACTCTGAGCAAACCCTTGCCAAGAAATTACCTTAAGGGCAACTTAAAGTTCAATGGACGCCGAGTTTAAAGGGGCattgtcacgctattttagtcaaacacTAAACGACGTCTTTGCATCTACGaggaccaaaaaataatgctgtagtcaATTTGTTGCTAGTAACCATTGAAAGTGccctgaagctattctttgttgtttgcaccCAAGGATGGAGAgaatggaaatggattgaagcttgaaaaaaatggccagtttttttcaagtttggagacgatgtcttcagaaagtccacaaaatattaaatacgaatagctctttgtaccataaatacatttcatatcttCTTAGTGGGTTGTCAGGGATGTTGCACATGTGAGATAAATTACTAATTTCGAATTTTACCCAGTTTTgccctaaaaacagcaaatttagcgtGACATTGCCCCTTTAAGCTTCCTATTGTCTCTTGGGATAAAAAGTAAACATTGGCGTTACATGATCAAGCATTTTAGTTTGTCACACAATCCACCGTGACGCCTGGTCGATGAATTGTCCAGATTGTCAACAAATTCTCTGTACACTCTCAGCGAGCAAGCGTTGGAATAATACCTCAAGGAATTTTTCGATCCCTTGCGACCAACAGGAATTTGTATGTCTTCGGTCCATTCGTTTACCAGAGGATCATAGCATTGCAGTTTTCCCGTCTGGTTGCCATCCAGGTCACAACACCCGCCAACAATGTAGAGCTTGTCATCAACGCAAACAATACTACTTAACACAGCTGGCCTAGAAATCAAGCTGGCGATGAAGTGCCACTCGTTCGTATGTTCGTCGTAGACCTCGCACGTCTTCGTCACCATTCCTCCCTGTCGGTTAATGCCACCAACAACGAAGATTTTATCGTGACACGCAGCACCGCAGGCAAACATTCTGTCTTCTTGTATATCAGCAACCTTGTCCCACATATTTGTCGCCAAGTCGTATCTTTCAGTGTCTCGTAAACTCTTGTCCATTCTCTGCATCAAGACACCACCGCCGATGAAATAAATTACGTTTCCCTTTGTTACGACACAAATCCCTTCTCGTAAACCGAAATCAAACGAAGTAACGTCCACCCACGAGTTTGACTCGGGTATGTACTTCGTTAGGTGCGACATTAGCTTCTTTCGTCTGCTATTCGGCGGTTCGCCACGAATCGCTCGACAACAAATACAGCTTAAATTCTCACATTCGCAGCAAGCATCCGTCACCAGAGCATATATCTCCCTATCATTTCTCGCAAATATTTGTTTGAGGTATCTTTCTTCTCTATAGGGCAAAGAGTCCCAGCAGTTTGATAGGGAATCGTAGCGAAGCACAGACATCTCGTATAATTCGCGCGTGAGCTGTAGAAGATGGAAAAAATACAGTTTTCCACCGCAAGAGGCCAtttcacattctcttaaatGTGTGGTGATATTGCTAGCAAGCTCACACCATCTGTTTTCTCGCGGGAAATAACACAGAACGTACATTTCGGCACACACTACGATAACTGGCACCTCCAGCGATCTCCTCGGTCTAACATGAAAAATATCGTTGTTTCGACACGGCAACCGCTTCATGGCCTGCTTTACAAGCGCAGTACATCCTTCGCTACACTGCACAAGGTTATTTGTTAAGACATCACGATATAACGAGTCACGCGACATGTAGACAAGTCTGACTTGACGAAATAAATCAGCGAAATATTTCTTTCGCCCAGTGTAGTCCCAAGAAATCCATTTTAGAATGATTCCGAAAACATCTTCTTCATCGTTAACATTGATTTCGTCTTTCGAAACCCACAGCTCTACTTCCGTATTTGAGAGTTTCAGAAACTCTAGTGATTTCGCAATCATCAGAAAATTTGCATGAACGAATGATTTTGTCTTTGATTTGAGTTCGCTTAGTTTATATTTCTCCGCAAAAGAATACGTTGAAAGACAGTTTGACGTCGTCAAAGTCTCCAACCTTAGCAAAAACTTCTCGGCGAGAGATTTCAAGCTCGGTAGCAGTAAGTAATCGCCAATTATAAATAGATCAATGGCTATTTCATGGCTCCATGTAGGCACGTTCCCAGTGTATATGAATTCTAATAAGGCCTTGATGGCATCTTCGGTGTATGTTTCTAGGCAAATAACGCCTTCTCTAGACTCTTTCATGCCGCTGTTAAGGAGCTTCTCAAAGTACGGACTTGCCTCTGAAAGAATATCTTGATGAGCCTTTAGTTCTTTTCCGTTTTGAACGACCAGGGTTATGTCGAATGGTTCTTGAGCCATTTCCATCGATTTGAAGTTGACTTGGTTCGAATTCAACGTTTCTTCCCGGGTTAAGTGTTCAAGACACTTTGATGAAGCGGCCATTCGGTGTTAAGAACGATTTCTCCTGCCAATATCCCACTTCTGAACCCCGGCTTAGACTGTCTTCAGCAATGTGACGTAGTGATAATCGTGATGCAATTTTCATCCAGCAGTATAAAGTGATTGGGATGATATTGAAATCGCATGCAAGGTCATTCTTTCGGTTTCTCGCGGCTATTGTTAGATAACTATACACAAAAATAattgacaaagacaaagacatcGACAAGTAATTGATAAAAATCCAGGGAGTCCgtataaatttaaaaatgtgtgtTGTCGTTGAACTCCGTGTTTCCTCTCACTTGGATGAACGCCATCTTTGTTTCATAAATTGTCCATGGGGAGGAGAGGGTCGTGCATCCAATATCAAAGTAGCAACAAATCTGCCAGTCATAAAAACTCTGTGAAATGACGCTTTTTAGTTGAAAGTTAATTAATAAAAGATTTTTGCTGATGCGATATTGATTAATGAATGAAAGTGCGGATGAATTTATCAAAAGTTTCCGTTCATTCACTCTACTCAACGGAAGTACTTACTGCAGACGCAAACAAGCGTAAATCGAACTCTAACTGAGACGTCGACAAACGTTATTCGAAACTCATTCCGGGGTTTTCTTTTCTACGTCAAAATCTAACTAAAGAAATTTCCGGTTTTTTATCTTTAATTTGCCTGAGGCCGAAGGAAATATTCTTCAGTTTCCGTTGTTTTTAAGGTGCTACCATGGAGTTCCTTTATAATGTCAATACGTAGTTTTATTATTCCATTCCggtttcttgaaagaaaaatgaattttcttttttgcgggAAATTATGGCCGGAACGAGCTTTAGACAATTCTATGACGACATCATAGTCTTGACATAACAGGTCTTTGGTGACGTCGTGAAATACGAATTCTGACAGAGGTCCGACAcagaaaagtttaaagataGAAGGTTTCATGTTGCCCTAGGGGATGCGGTTACACAGTAAATGACTCCCCCAGGGTAAAATAATAGGGTATAATGAGGGCCGGggataattaatataattacaGATCTTCGTATGttagctacgttctgctttatAATTGGCCAAGCCACCAcagggagcagataaaccgtacttttcagttcaggaacGACATGagaaagttcttttgttcttttttatgtatccatggaaataacccaAGGGCAGTTTCGATCTAAGGaaagcggttacacacaaaaacgtccttgcccgtgggcaaacgctatttacccGCCTGAGCTTCGCTATAATTTCCCTTAAGTTGTCCATTGTAAAACTGAATTACGTTTACAATTAGCTTTGAGCCATGCGTGAAAACCTTCTGTTAATTTGGCGACCTGAAGAGAAAAATAGCTAATTCTCATAACTTAGCTCTCATATCTACATGCTGCCGACTTCTAAACGTAACGTTTTTTCGGGCTTATGGAAAGGCGGAAGgagtggcacagtcggttagtacgtggccttggtgcaagaggtcccaaGTTCGCTTCCTTGTCGCATAAGTAGCGTTAAATACCCTTAAAGCAGAGCagtgatggaaagaggggggtaaaatgagcgcaccgtcggcttcatGGGAGAATACCCTCTAGGTAAAAAAacggtaaaggtaaagtcagctTACAGGCCTAATGACCCACCAGGCCGGAGCTCatccccggtttctgtagcatgaagcgactaggggtatttctactcccccctggatgggatgctagtccatcgcagcaTTTTGCCGGTAcacatttatacacctgggtggagagaggcaccgagggagtaaagtgtcttgcccaagaacacaacacaatgtccccggccaggactcgaacccggaccattcgCTCCGAATTCGAGCaaactaaccatgaggccaccgcgcctccccaGAATACCTTCTAGAGGGTAAAGGaattaccgacgttaaataaggtgtccTTTTACCTTatgtttattatttacattctttccttgtgtttgtTGGTACTAAGTTCAGTTTCGCTGTAGAAGCATGGTTATGTGGATTTCTGGACTTGGGTGATGAAAAGCGCCCTAGTAAATATAAAACTTCTCTAATCAGTGTTGTAATTGATGACCACCCGCATAGAATGGGCCGAACATAAAGAAATCTAGAACCGCCGGAGAGCTTGCAGGAGGTAAGCTGGAAACTGCAACACGTATGACAAAGGTTTGTCTGTTCCACTGGATAGCATTGTCCGAGAACATTGTCGATCTCTGTGGTTTGAACTCAAGCAAGACTTGCAACGCTGATGTTATGTTTTTAGCTTGTCTGGTCATTGTTACTAGTAAAcctttatttacttttgttgtCCGCTGTCTAGGTTactaattttgttcatttttattcttgttttttttctcacgcaatttaaggacggtgcctactgttgttattgcgcatacgttctgcgcatctccagatactcggatttcctatcgccaatgcttactaatacagggatatttttgcgcggtttaaaactatccggagaaattggtagatcttagtaagtactcttggtattcaaaaagaaaattgggggtaaccatgcatttttgagagataattaagtttcaatttgagaaagaacaccatacattgctttgtattttacagctttttacaaatattattcatgaattatctttgaaaaatgcgtggttacccctaattttctttttggatttcaataacacttgctaagatctacatttcctgcataatcacacaccggggcaaaaatatatttaattagtaggcaccgtccttaataaatgCCACTTGTCAGTACGTAATTAATATTTTGTAATTAGGGGATTTCAAACTCAATAAACTAGCAGTTAACACAAAATATGATTGGACTGATTAGCGTTTAAATAAATTTGTAAGATTCCAGTGGATTGGTGTATATGTTACTTCACCAACCCTTGTAAGATTTGTAACTGAGTATATTTGCCACAGGAAGGCCCCGGAAATTAAGTAATCTACCAGTATCTGTCCATCCATTCAAATCTGAACAAATCGTCCGAATGTTTCGTAATTAATCCCCAGTGGATCAGTGTCGAAGTCTCATCTATACGCGTGTCGAATTTCAGGACTTTTTTGTATGATACAATGCCGTGCTGAAATAATCCATCCCTTTCTCGGTCTTCCTTTGAAACGGACCGAATTTGAAAATACATTTCCTTCCTTATGCAGCTTGTTCAGGCGTTGAGCAAAAGCGCGAACCTTGAATTAACTCactgaaatgtttttgttttttttatctcTCTCTGCTCCGAGAGAACGCTATAGGCACCGCTGCCGTGCGACCGAGCACAGCGTTGTTTTTGACCTCGGGGAAAAACCCTCAGGGATTTTAGGGAAAGTCAATATTCATgcagtttcaatttttttcctcggAGGACAAATGCTTTCAGTCAGTAGACGATTGCTAAGCGTATATTCgctttactttctttttttttacggaTTTTGGtcaatttgattgattgattgattgattgattgattgattgattgattgattgattgattgattgattgattcaaaAACAGTGCAATGACCACTGGGACACGAGGGTGTCAATGAGTTCAGCCCTCAAAAGTTTTGAGGGCTGCGTGATTAATGTTAAACCGAGCTGTGTCTATCACGATTTGCTCAAGACGAGCAACATTGGTATTCTTATTTATTCAGTTCCAAAGTAGATCCTGTTGTCTTTTTGACTGAGCAGGAAACATAACGGTTCTGAGCAAcgcttcaaagcgagtctaacgCCCGCTTTACACTACGACAGAAAAATCTGGCACCTGTGTTTTTCGGGCATGGCACGGTAAATTTTTCGTGTGTAAACAGAACAAAGAGAAGGCATATTAGTCACCCGTGCCAGAAATTATAGGGGTGCCCAGCATATCTCTGGAAGTCTGCTGAGCACTCCAAATATTGGGACCGTGTCACGATTTTGGAGTGTCGTGCTAAATCTTGTGCGTGTGTAAAAGGggtttaagtgcgaagttttcactaattttcataagaaaaacttcgcacttagactcgctttgaagaggaggtaaacatgaactcgaaaaagaCCTATTATGTATTGtagtaaatggtttgaaccatagttaatagaggggactggttttgaagctcggtaaacatcaaaggagcaaacaaagatatGCCAAGATTTATGTTGGAAAGTCcatgaccgtgcacaatcttttgttttccggtcatacactatgcatgaattacgtaaccaacacgtttctattggttagttcctcagtacggagtaaacagcTATTgagttttgtgcacggtcaaggctaaaaaagagaacaaaagcctacaacaaagaaatttctctggtttcataaccattcctctctattaactatgtttgaacccaggagtcatatcataattaagtgaagtagTGGTTATAGTTCTGTGGACTGTTTAGTATGgctcgacaacctgagcggaagtcgtCTTCCTGAGAGTCaggtgatttgtgtaacgtcagtagatggtATAAACATCACGCCACTTAGTTGACCAATCAAATCAACGACCAGAGTATTTAGACTATCTACTGACGTTGCACAAATCGCCTGACTCTCCAGAGGAATATTTCCTCATTAGCGTATTAACCACATCGAATTTTTAAAATATCGTCGAAAAAGTTGTGATCAGCATTGAAGATTGAAAATGCGTTaaaagagggtctcaatggggttaagcgtgtggcgtgaaacgtccaaaaaattaaccgtgtgtcgtgaaaaagggaaaaaattaaccgtgtgtcgtgaattcttttgtccagataaccgtgttgtttgtagcttttcctaagctctgaacaattatttgatgtGAAAATTAGGCGTGCACcgtgaaatcgcgaaattttTAACCGTGTACCGAGTTTGCTACACCCACATTGAGACCTTCTTAAAAGGGGGGCTATCTCGTGAAAATTTGAGTCCAACGTACCAGGTAATCTTTGTACAGTTTCGGTTTATAgattgttttcactcacgtgatcagtaaccttggttttttccaccgaaacaaaagaaaacgtttgcatgataatagagctcaatttcccggaggattagttggggacacaaacatggctgccgttcctttgtttagggaaaccaacatggccgtcgtgatgtcacgtgaaaacactctataagaATGTGAATTTGGGCTCATTGCCGCTTTTGCCACTCAATAACTTAATTTcggttttgattggctaatatttCGCTGATTAAAGATCAAAAAGAAATTAAGACTAGGGAAATTGAGGAGGCATCTTTCATTAACAAGTTCCTTTAGAAGTCAATTGTCTGTAGTATATAACAAGACGCTTT from Montipora foliosa isolate CH-2021 chromosome 7, ASM3666993v2, whole genome shotgun sequence includes the following:
- the LOC138009954 gene encoding kelch-like protein 28; its protein translation is MAQEPFDITLVVQNGKELKAHQDILSEASPYFEKLLNSGMKESREGVICLETYTEDAIKALLEFIYTGNVPTWSHEIAIDLFIIGDYLLLPSLKSLAEKFLLRLETLTTSNCLSTYSFAEKYKLSELKSKTKSFVHANFLMIAKSLEFLKLSNTEVELWVSKDEINVNDEEDVFGIILKWISWDYTGRKKYFADLFRQVRLVYMSRDSLYRDVLTNNLVQCSEGCTALVKQAMKRLPCRNNDIFHVRPRRSLEVPVIVVCAEMYVLCYFPRENRWCELASNITTHLRECEMASCGGKLYFFHLLQLTRELYEMSVLRYDSLSNCWDSLPYREERYLKQIFARNDREIYALVTDACCECENLSCICCRAIRGEPPNSRRKKLMSHLTKYIPESNSWVDVTSFDFGLREGICVVTKGNVIYFIGGGVLMQRMDKSLRDTERYDLATNMWDKVADIQEDRMFACGAACHDKIFVVGGINRQGGMVTKTCEVYDEHTNEWHFIASLISRPAVLSSIVCVDDKLYIVGGCCDLDGNQTGKLQCYDPLVNEWTEDIQIPVGRKGSKNSLRYYSNACSLRVYREFVDNLDNSSTRRHGGLCDKLKCLIM